TGCCACGCGATGAACAATTTTCCTTGTTTGTGCCACGCCATCGACAAATCGCAGGCCGTTTGATTGACATTTTCGTAGGCATGCGCAACATAGACGATCTGCTGAGCGTTGCAGTTTATGCTCGAGATCGAGTCAATCCCTTCCTCTTCAACTATGCCTTGTCGGTGGCATTGCTACATCGTCGTGATACCAAGGGTTTGGATTTGCCttcttttgcccaaaatttcCCTGAGAAATATGTGGACTCGAAGGTATTCCGCAAGGCACGCGAGGAAGTAACGGTAGTGCCAGAAGGCTCGCGCATGCCCATCATTGTCCCCAGGGATTATACGGCCTCCGATTTGGAACCCGAACATCGTCTGTGGTATTTCCGTGAAGACGTGGGCATCAATCTGCACCACTGGCATTGGCACTTGGTGTATCCTTTTGAAGCGGGCGATAGATCCATAGTGGATAAGGATCGTCGCGGTGAATTGTTTTACTACATGCACGAGCAGATTATTGCCCGCTACAATATGGAACGTTTTAGTAACAATTTGCCACGTGTATCACGTTTCAATAATTATCGTGAGCCCATAAGTGAGGGATATTTTCCTAAAATGGATTCAATAGTGGCCAGTAGGGCGTGGCCACCGCGTTTTGCCAACACTAGTCTGAGTGACCTTAATCGTGAATCGGATCAAATCACCGTGGATATAAACGATTTGCAGAGATGGCATGATAAGCTATTGGAAGCTATCAGCATGGGATATGCTGTCGATGTAAGTATGAAACAAATTTATTGTGAAGTCATTGAGTCACAGTTGTTACTCCGATCTTGTGCAAAAACTGAAGTTTCAATCATCTTTTATGAGTTTTCAAGATTTATGTCCTATCGATAGATGGTTACAGCCCCCATTTCCAtcgatatcttatatataaaattcaatttgtgtttgtttgtttggttgttcagtagagactcaaaaacggctgaaccgattaccttgaaattttcacagattgtgtaggctggtctggaaggaaacattgtttgatatcgggaaggggggcggaacctcccccttattccaaaagtactacccaaaaataaaagtggaccaatcgggacagtatgggattcaaatgaaaggtattcaagagtagagtacgaataaaatttggaataataaaaattgggtccaagtacctgggggccgccccagctccaaaaccccttaaaataggtatatttggcgatcttgacaatatgggactcaaatgaaaggtattcgggcgaaaatgtaggttggtctagaaagAAAtgtaggcaatataatttttcggcatcggaagggggacggaccctccacttatgccaaaaacagaactcaaaatcaaaatagGACCGAtcttgggacaatataggtatcaaatgaaaggtattggaaattataatacgaatattgtattaaaatttcagtctaagtacccatagggccgccccaacccccaaactcccccaaacaggcatataggacgttcatttcaatatggggctctaatgaaaggtatacgtgagtagatttcaaatctggcatacaaaatcagatcgaagtatagggggtcacgccacccctcaaaaacgccattagacattagatacttggctgaaccgattttcttaaaatttttatagattgtgcacgtttgtctggaaggaaacataggctatataatttttagatatcgggtggaggcggaccctaccccttaccccaaaaacgccacccatatccgaaagtggtccgatgggcacaataagggtatccaatgaaacgtattggagaccagaaaacggatatggtattaaaatttgggtccaagtgcaCAACGGGCCCCcctcccctaccccaaaacttctctaaacagatatcttcgaagatcatgtcaatatgggactcaaatgaaaagtattaggcagcagATTACAAACAtacaacattaggtccaagtaatgggaggacgCCCAACCACAAatgcccccaaatgggcatattagtctaggtggcgcttttccttctaaagaattctcacacatcaatgagtgctttccgattcaagtctaaactcaatgataagggactttttttatagccgagtccgaacggcgttccgcagtaagacacttctttggggaaaattttgtaaatgaccatgcatggcatttacAAAAGCCCTCTTGGAAATGTAGCcaatattaagaggggataaaccccGCTTTGACcgatgttctctccaggattcgtaCGCATCCAGCGTCATtcgctacaatggcacgaattcgatatccgcattcagggcgaagtgtccccaccctaaaaagatattacagcgttaaagaaggtgcagcggagcgggcccggttcggctagtgatACTCTTAAAAACGTTTCTATTTGCCGATTTTTATAACACCGAtggatggggtatattaattttgtcattccgtaagCAACACATCGAGAATCCAAggcgaactagccatgttcgtccgtctgtctgttgaacttACAccacagtcttaaaaaatgaaggtaatgagctgaaactttgcacagatttttttttcttcatggacaggttaagttcgatctgccgatttaaagctttgggccAATAacaagagcatttattatccaatttcgctaaaatttggcacaatgcgtTAGGCTccccgaaccaaatatggtcaaagtaaggccatatttaaatataacttttagcttgctttagaaaaaaagtgtaaaaaagtatatttgattaaagttcattctaagttttattaaaaatacatttactttcttttaaaaaatccgcaattactttttgggcaacccaatagctgcgatatataccaatctcccgatttaagtttttgggcccataaaagcagtcattacccgatttcgttgaaatttggcacagtgagctgtttTGGGCTCGTCGACATCTGTGTTCAACATGGCACCGAACGGtctctatttggatatagctgtcatatagaccgatatcccgatttaaggacttgggcccataaaaggcgcatttattatccgattttgctgaattttagcacattgagctgtgttaggctcgtcGAAGACCGACCCCCGATCTTTTATATTTGAAcatggcttccatatataccgatctccctattaaagTCATTGGGTCCATATGAGCAGCGTTAATtattcgatttctctgaaaattGGCATAGTGAGCTTTTTACATCTGtgctttatatggttcagatcgttttatatttggatatagctgccatatacaccgatcttcccatttaagtccttggacccataagaggcgtatttattagaagatttcgctgaaattaggcacattGAGCTGTAGCAAACCCTTGCATATCCCACCCGAAAACAGCGGAGAACGGActaaattaagatatagctgccatatagatcaatattctgttttaccgCCTTGAACAttgaatttggcacaaagttaCTTCCgaaaataacacaaaatttttcttcttctatttcCACCTTGCAGGAAAGCGGAAATCGCCAACAGCTGACCGAAACTGATGGCATTAACATTTTGGGCAATATGATGGAATCATCAATCCTTTCACCAAATCGTAGCCTCTATGGTGATTTCCACAACATGGGTCATGTATTCATTTCGTATGCCCACGATCCCGATCATCGTCATTTGGAGACCTTTGGTGTCATGGGTGATTCGACCACTGCAATGCGTGATCCTGTCTTTTACAGATGGCATGCTCACGTTGATGACATTTTCCAAGAGCACAAGAGGCGTTTACAACCTTACACCTTACAGCAATTGGAATATAATGGCATTACTGTTGAAGGCGTACAGGTGGCCAGCGATGGTGGGATGGCCAATGTGTTCACCACTTTTTGGCAGCAGTCCGATTTGGATTTGTCACGTGGCATGGACTTTGTGCCCAGAGGCAATGTCTTTGCTCGTTTCACTCATTTACAGCATACCCCCTTCACCTATACCATGAATGTTAACAATGCAAGCGGTGCCCAACGATTTGGAACGGTGCGCATCTTTTTGGGGCCCAAAAATGATGAGCGTGGCCAACCGATGAAACTGCGAGATCAACGCTTGATGATGATAGAATTGGACAGATTTGTGGCGTCATGTAAGTTTTATGATATTGAAGTTCGATTCAGTTTTTGAATTGGCACAAACCATGTGTCATTAAAACTTATCTTATTTTCggcttttttattttcatttatcatTTCATACCCCATATTGTTTTTATCGGGTTATATATCCGTATGGTGGAAATTTAAGTGGGGGCGAGCACTAGAAACTTGAATTTATATAGCCATTTCAGTTGCTTACCATACTTATTGTTTAGAGTATTTACAtgtcgtactctactcctaaaaccCTTCCATTTAGACCCATATTTTTTTAAGCCAACAACATGTCTCTTCGAGCGAATGTGGGGCCCTTTGAGGCCCCAAAATTCCGATATAAATTTCTGCTTTATTCTGAAATACCTTgaattagagccccatattgtcatagtaaGGCTATACGTCCTTTGATACCTTTTGGGGTAAAACTCTATGAAAGTTGAATCCATATTTCTACTTGTATAACCCTCATTGTCATGATAGGATTAAGGAAAAATGATGACCCCCAACACTTGTTGTcatatttttatgacaaatccGTTCTGCTTTCCATTCTAGACCTCATATATGCCTCTTTGAGCTGTTCAGTGCCATAGCAATCCCTCACACAACCCCATTCTGATATTGAAATATGAAGTGCCCTATTTTCATCACATGAtcattatacccacccccataggatggggtggtgggtatttgctgaacttttgcatgtagtgttttgttatgacttccaacaactgtgccaagtacgctccaaatcggcttataacctgatatagctcccacataaaccgatctcccggtttgacttcttgagccattacaagccgcaatttttgccagattaggctgaaattatgcatgcgaTGATgtggtataactttcaacaactgtgccaaatacagttcaaatcagtctacaacctgataggGCCCCCATGTAAAATGGTCTCTCGGTCATCCCTTTGAATGCTTACTTCAATGTTTAAATAGGGgcgttgccaaagttgtatttaaccGCTGCTTAAGATATTGACTGACCTTCATTCACAAGAATACTCATTCGCATACTTTTTCTCCTGCACACAACAGTCATCTTTCGCAATCTAACCACTAATACTCCAACCTATGActttgcattcacacaaatAGCGGATGTTTAGGTAAACCGAAACGACAATTTGTTGTGTTTCTGCTTTTTCTTCTTAAGTttattcctcattttcatgaattttcttaagaaaaattaattttcaaatatattatCGCTTCTCTGGTAAAAAAACTTTCGATTAtgccaattttattaaaattaagccGTTTTGTCGCAATATGGAACATGGAAGTCCAATCTGAgtgatgttcattgctgtcacaagaagcttagctgcgagctaccgggcgcatccacaagttgcggatagtagaatactccatacggagtagttgctacggcagtcgcggacaatcagcggtatcgagcggagagtcttcatgagaggccgggcggcaccggttcttgcacaaatactgagtgtcgtccgatagtggttggtgtgtgttgctatctctggctttccttttccatttgcaatcttcgatcattgagctcgtcacgaaagaaaaacaaacaaaagttttaaactttaatgatcttcgcctaacaggcaaaaaacttgaaaactgaacaaattcggcagagcccggccgggattcgaacctctgCACACGGAGCAACTACGAGAGCCGTTGtgtagcgttcgaagccatcaatacaacttccaacagatgcacagaatcatgtgcaccatggaagtagtgtaattgtcacagcaaaaaagtctgtcattacacaaaaacacatggattgggaaaaagtacagctaatagtcagggttgtcgagcgtggttaatgtagtAATTGGATCATAGAggtgttttcgcaataaatacgattaaaatacaacataccaacgcacggcccttgaagccatcacacctaatatggttgaaaagtcttctaaccaaagacgaaacgcgtcccaaagtggttggtgtgtgttgctatctctggctttcctttttcatttgcaatctccgatcattgagctcgtctcgaaagagaaacaaacaaaaaaaatcgaagttagaaattccgtgctgccTACAAATCccataattgttttccaaacCACGCCcctagttggttcatgtcaggtATTGTGTCCCAGTCtctgttggccgcgaaagccgggcaatgacatgggaaatgctccaacgactcatcatcttatccacatgccctacacatgctataagtTGCCGCCTCTATTTTGacaagtgagctcgcagtcctatgtgtcccgttgtgatatGGAAAGCTATACCGACCTCTTTTTTACTTACTTCCAGTAATAGCTTCGTGTTCTCAAGATCCGGATCTCCCAATTggtttttcgccgtcctaccgactgtttcactATTCCACAGTGTTCCATACGTGTTCGTCgcctacgcccttaactcgacTGCGTCGAtcagaaaggcttcgggttaattaATATAATTgtaggcagtcctctggccttcaataCCAAATCGtatgctttctcattcccagttacttcgctatggtccggcacccatcctcagagaaggcttaaatctccttcctacattccaagactgttcgtgatcttatggacctggttgttattgcccttatggtctgtttactgtccgtaaatgagttcatactcgacgtcctcgcgtcgcATTCCGGGTTAACACGGATTACTGAGGAATAAATAAGTTTTGCTCTAATCAcggtcctgtagagccagtagaccaTCCTCAGAataaggccccatttcgagcctgcggcctgtctacatagtggtccggcacccatcctcagagaaggcgtaaatctctttcttacattccaagactgttcgtgatcttaccgccaaggttgttattacccttatggtctgtttactgtccgtaaatatgttcatACTCGTCGTCCTCGCGTTACCACcaaaccacctcacgcattctgtaaTCACCCGGACTACTGAGGAATAAATAAGTTTTGCTCTAATCAtggtcctgtagagccagtagacgatcctcggattcaggccccatttcgagcctgctACCTGTCTACATAGTGGTCCGCcacccatcctcagagaaagcgtaaatctccttcttacaatccaagactgttcgtgatcttaccgccaaggttgttattgcccttatggtctgtttactgtccgtaaatgagttcatactcgacgtcctcgcgttagcaccaaaccacctcacgcattccgtaatcacCCGGACTACTGAGGAATAAGTAAGTATTGCTCTAATCATGGTCCCGTAGAGCCAGTAGaccatcctcggattcaggccccatttcgagcctgcggCCTGTTTACATAGTGGTCCGGcacccatcctcagagaaagcgtaaatctccttcttacataccaagactgttcgtgatcttaccgtcaaggttgttattgcccttacagtctgtttactgtccgtaaatatgttcatactcgacggcctcgtgttagcaccacaccacctcacgcattccgtgttcACCCGGATTACTGAGAAATAAATAAGTTTTGCTCTAATCATGATCCTGTAGAGACAGTAGACCATCCacggattcaggcctcatttcgagcctacggtccgtctacatagtggccaacatctgtgagccttcccgGTATGCTACTGAATGTgccacttccaatttagtttcttgTGCAAGATCACTGCTAAGTATTTgacgaaatattgggttgcccaaaaagtaattgcggattttttaaaagaaagtaaatgcatttttaataaaacttagatgaactttaatcaaatatactttttttacactttttttctaaagcaagctaaaagtaacagctgataactgacagaagaaagaatgcaattacagagtcacaagctgtgaaaaaatttgtcaacgccgactatatgaaaaatccgcaaatactttttgggcaaccgaatagttccattgaggaaacgtggtgcattaaattgacccaccttgtCTTCCTCGCGAACAAGCAGAATtcggtcttttctgggttaacattgagtaGGTCTAGACCAGTCgtgtgccatatgcaagaccctttcggcccttctgcatatctGGTTCGGATCCTAACCCCAAAGAAGTATTATTATATCGTCTACataacagacgggttcaaatccctcctcagtcagcatccgtaataggtgatttatttctatttatcacccataggagtggcgacaaAATGTCCCCATGTGGCGAGCCCTGTGCCCTGttctcccttatatatatgtcatgggacccacaatttatctacCGTTCCGTAGCATTTGGTTTGTACAGTCTCAAAAACCCGatccacctggtactggtctaaggattggatcagtgtgtcggtccgcatattgttaatggcccctcgatgtcaatgcgtaCCACCAATGtctacgttttggcatcgaaggattcttccattTTGTGCACAACTTtgtgcaggacagtctccaccgaccttcccttgacataggcattcaGTTTCAATTTGAGTAGTTCGCTGTAtattctactctttatcatggtgtccataatacgatccatggttttgagtagaaagggcgTAAGGCTTAAAGGTCTAAAGGTTtttagtgtcgcataacttgccttgccttgggcttgggtataaatacttcCCTTGTCTCCTAtcaggctttcgaagtatatgcaagtctcaggcacgctgtgaaaatacggGCCAGATTGGGCGCctgatagtcggcctccttctgtagtaacgccggaaatattccatcaggttcgggtgacttaaatggtttgaagttcaTAAAGGCTTCCTTTGCCATAAAATaggtaatgataagccttcgatcaatctcattatttcaagattccggtgtctccgtaagTCCAGTCTTATCATGGGGAAAAcgtgtttttatcaaaagcctctaCATGTCCtcagttgtctctgctctcactcccatgtcgcctacttcagtttggacatgggtttttaagaaaaactgtttCATATTGGCGGCGTTATTTACGCTATCGACctattcgcagaaaagcttcctggATACACGTTTTTTCCGCTCGGATAGtcatattgtattccttgaaccGTTTGAAatgcacatcccaataaacttccgctttttataAAGACTGCTCTGTTATAAagactgcggacctctttcccagtattgtgaatctccccggtcatcaagggtttttcttgggctgatgtcCTTTCTCTAAAGAGAACAACTATcgtcgaaagaccccactagtgcagtcgtaatcctgttgacattgtcatcagtgtcttctatgcttggacaatctaaataatTTTGTCCAAGTCttctctgagtagtcttccgaattttggccagtaaATAATGATGCTTCTTAACTCCTTTTACCCAATTTTTGTCGAATTAAGATTAAATATGGTACTTAAAGAacattttttgcactcttataACATGGAAAATATCAACATTCGTTTTTTCTTGTGAAatactgtaaaaaatttttctctgtAAAAACCATCAAAAGCTGTGGTGGTTTGTCTGAAAGTCGTTCTCTCGTATCTTTATTTTAGTTAATCCCGGACAAAATACCATACGACGCCGTTCAGATGAATCTAGTGTGACCATACCCTTTGAGCGCACCTTCCGCGATTTGAATAATCGTCCAGCTGAAAACACTTCTGAGGAATTGGAATACAATTTCTGTGGTTGTGGTTGGCCTCAACACATGCTGATACCCAAAGGTTTACCGGGAGATGGTTTGCGCTGTCAACtatttgttatggtttccaattATGAAGATGACCGGGTAGGCTAACTGTTATAGTAGAGTAAAACCTTAGTTAAAACTTTCTCTTAAATGTTCATTTTAGGTTGATCAAGATCTGGTGGGTAGCTGCAGTGATGCCTCCTCCTATTGTGGGGTGCGCGATCGTAAATATCCTGATCGTCGTGCCATGGGTTTCCCATTCGATCGTTTGCCACGTCAAGGTGCTGAACAGTTGGTGAATTTCCTTACACCCAATATGAGCATTGTGGATGTCAAAATTCGTCACGATGCCAATCGTGTGGTGCAACGTCAATAGTAAACCAACCATACAGAAGAAAAGAGAAAATGATTTTTGGCATAACCAAGAGCATAAGAAAAATGGACTAATG
The genomic region above belongs to Stomoxys calcitrans chromosome 5, idStoCalc2.1, whole genome shotgun sequence and contains:
- the LOC106092983 gene encoding phenoloxidase 2, with amino-acid sequence MTEEKKNNLLLLFDRPSEPVFMEKGKTATVFDVPDKYLTDRYRPIGNEVQTRFSDTAERRVPVRDISLPDLRIPMSLPRDEQFSLFVPRHRQIAGRLIDIFVGMRNIDDLLSVAVYARDRVNPFLFNYALSVALLHRRDTKGLDLPSFAQNFPEKYVDSKVFRKAREEVTVVPEGSRMPIIVPRDYTASDLEPEHRLWYFREDVGINLHHWHWHLVYPFEAGDRSIVDKDRRGELFYYMHEQIIARYNMERFSNNLPRVSRFNNYREPISEGYFPKMDSIVASRAWPPRFANTSLSDLNRESDQITVDINDLQRWHDKLLEAISMGYAVDESGNRQQLTETDGINILGNMMESSILSPNRSLYGDFHNMGHVFISYAHDPDHRHLETFGVMGDSTTAMRDPVFYRWHAHVDDIFQEHKRRLQPYTLQQLEYNGITVEGVQVASDGGMANVFTTFWQQSDLDLSRGMDFVPRGNVFARFTHLQHTPFTYTMNVNNASGAQRFGTVRIFLGPKNDERGQPMKLRDQRLMMIELDRFVASFNPGQNTIRRRSDESSVTIPFERTFRDLNNRPAENTSEELEYNFCGCGWPQHMLIPKGLPGDGLRCQLFVMVSNYEDDRVDQDLVGSCSDASSYCGVRDRKYPDRRAMGFPFDRLPRQGAEQLVNFLTPNMSIVDVKIRHDANRVVQRQ